A genomic window from Agrobacterium larrymoorei includes:
- a CDS encoding Na+/H+ antiporter subunit E has translation MIRYILPYPLLTLSLIIFWMTINSFSPGHLVLGTAVALIASWSMASLRPAKPRIRSWSAVVKLAFIVLYDIIRSNIAVATLILFGRKRSSKSGFLTIPLDIRDPLGLALLAIILTATPGSAWLEYNSSQGTLLIHVLDNVSETTWINLIKNRYEKMLMEIFE, from the coding sequence ATGATCCGCTATATTCTCCCCTACCCGCTGTTGACGCTATCGCTGATCATCTTCTGGATGACGATCAACAGCTTTTCGCCTGGGCATCTTGTGCTCGGAACAGCGGTGGCGCTGATCGCTTCGTGGTCGATGGCGTCTCTTCGACCCGCCAAACCGAGGATCCGCAGCTGGAGCGCGGTGGTGAAGCTGGCCTTCATCGTGCTTTACGATATCATCCGGTCGAACATCGCCGTCGCAACGCTGATCCTGTTCGGGCGCAAGAGGAGCAGCAAGTCCGGCTTCCTCACCATCCCGCTCGATATTCGCGATCCGCTGGGTCTTGCGCTTCTGGCGATCATCCTGACGGCAACGCCGGGCAGCGCGTGGCTGGAATACAACTCGTCACAAGGCACGCTATTGATCCATGTGCTCGACAATGTCAGCGAAACCACCTGGATCAACCTCATCAAGAACCGATATGAAAAAATGCTGATGGAGATATTCGAATGA
- a CDS encoding K+/H+ antiporter subunit F, whose protein sequence is MSSIILFWSFSVAQIFLAIAMSISVYRIAIGPRAQDRVLGVDTLYVSSMLLLMTFGLRTGNDIYFEAALLMSILGFVSTVALSKFLMRGEVIE, encoded by the coding sequence ATGAGTTCGATTATCCTTTTCTGGTCATTCTCCGTGGCCCAAATCTTCCTGGCAATTGCCATGTCGATATCCGTCTATCGCATCGCGATCGGCCCACGCGCGCAGGATCGTGTGCTCGGTGTCGACACGCTTTATGTCAGCTCCATGCTGCTTTTGATGACCTTCGGATTGCGCACCGGCAACGATATCTATTTCGAGGCTGCACTTCTGATGTCGATCCTCGGCTTCGTCTCGACGGTAGCCCTATCCAAATTCCTGATGCGTGGGGAGGTGATCGAATGA
- the hydA gene encoding dihydropyrimidinase produces MMTIIKNGTIVTADLTYKADIRIENGIIAEIGPNLKGGEELDATGCYVMPGGIDPHTHLEMPFMGTYSADDFDSGTRAALAGGTTMVVDFALPNPGQSMLEALTMWDNKTSRAACDYSFHMAITWWGEQVFNEMETIVRDKGINTFKHFMAYKGALMVDDDEMFSSFQRCAELGALPLVHAENGDVVAQMQAKLMAEGNDGPEAHAYSRPPEVEGEATNRVIMIADMAGCPVYIVHTSCEESHEAIRRARQKGMRVYGEPLIQHLTLDESEYFDKDWDHAARRVMSPPFRSKAHQDSLWAGLAAGSLQCVATDHCAFTTQQKRTGLGDFRKIPNGTGGLEDRLPMLWTYGVSTGRLTMNEFVAVTSTNIAKILNIYPKKGAILVGADADLVVWDPNRGKTITAASQQSAIDYNVFEGKEVMGLPRFTLTCGQVAVEEGAMKSREGHGRFVSRPPLTAPAKALSTWKELTAPRKVQRSGIPASGV; encoded by the coding sequence ATCATGACCATCATCAAGAACGGCACCATCGTTACCGCCGATCTCACCTATAAGGCCGACATCCGCATCGAGAACGGAATAATTGCCGAGATCGGACCGAACCTGAAGGGCGGCGAGGAACTCGATGCAACAGGCTGCTACGTGATGCCGGGCGGTATCGATCCGCACACGCATCTGGAAATGCCCTTTATGGGCACTTATTCGGCCGATGATTTCGATAGCGGCACGCGTGCGGCGCTGGCCGGCGGCACCACCATGGTCGTGGACTTCGCTCTGCCAAACCCCGGACAGTCCATGCTTGAGGCATTGACCATGTGGGACAACAAGACCTCGCGTGCGGCCTGCGACTACTCCTTTCACATGGCGATCACCTGGTGGGGCGAGCAGGTCTTCAACGAGATGGAGACGATCGTTCGCGACAAGGGCATCAACACCTTCAAACACTTCATGGCCTATAAGGGTGCCTTGATGGTGGATGATGATGAGATGTTCTCGTCGTTCCAGCGCTGCGCCGAGCTCGGGGCGCTTCCTCTGGTCCACGCCGAGAACGGCGATGTGGTCGCGCAGATGCAGGCCAAGTTGATGGCTGAGGGTAACGACGGCCCGGAGGCACATGCCTATTCCCGCCCGCCGGAGGTGGAAGGCGAGGCCACCAATCGTGTGATCATGATCGCCGATATGGCGGGCTGCCCCGTTTATATCGTCCATACCTCCTGCGAGGAGAGCCACGAAGCCATCCGCCGCGCACGGCAGAAGGGCATGCGCGTCTATGGCGAGCCACTGATCCAGCATCTGACGCTGGATGAAAGCGAGTATTTCGACAAGGATTGGGACCATGCCGCTCGCCGCGTCATGTCTCCACCCTTCCGCAGCAAGGCGCATCAGGACAGCCTCTGGGCCGGGCTTGCTGCAGGCTCGCTGCAATGCGTGGCGACGGACCATTGCGCCTTCACCACGCAGCAGAAACGCACAGGCCTTGGTGATTTCCGCAAGATCCCGAACGGTACCGGCGGATTGGAAGATCGGCTGCCGATGCTGTGGACGTATGGCGTCAGCACCGGGCGACTGACCATGAACGAGTTCGTCGCGGTCACCTCAACCAATATAGCCAAGATCCTCAACATCTATCCGAAGAAGGGGGCAATCCTCGTCGGCGCGGATGCCGACCTCGTGGTTTGGGATCCAAACCGCGGCAAGACGATCACCGCTGCAAGCCAGCAATCGGCGATCGACTACAATGTCTTCGAGGGTAAGGAGGTTATGGGTCTGCCGCGCTTTACGCTCACATGCGGTCAGGTTGCCGTCGAGGAAGGCGCGATGAAAAGCCGGGAAGGCCATGGCCGCTTCGTTTCCCGCCCGCCGCTGACGGCGCCGGCAAAAGCGCTCTCCACCTGGAAGGAACTGACTGCACCGCGCAAGGTGCAGCGCTCCGGAATTCCGGCAAGCGGCGTCTGA
- a CDS encoding monovalent cation/H+ antiporter subunit D gives MNSFPSHIVIAPILVPLITGAILLFIDERKRKTKAAISFISTLVLLAVSIGLFIEVNSTVNTEIAAIISTGVYLLGNWPAPFGIVLVADRLSGLMVLLVSLLAIPSLVYSLAKWHKSGAHFHSLFHLMLMGVNGAFLTGDLFNLFVFFEVMLAASYGLLLHGSGQLRVKAGLHYVAINLVAALFFLIGVSLIYGVTGTLNMGDLAQRIAGLNPDQRMLLETGAAVLGIAFLVKAGMWPLNFWLPSAYGAASAPVGGIFAIMSKVGIYVIARLSFLLFGQTAGDSAGFGHDALLIGGIATIVFGTIGVLASQALGRLAGFSVLVSSGTLLAAMGTGNPMVAAGALYYLVSSTLTISAFFMLIELVERGQDAGANVLAVTMEAYGDGEEEEEQEEVGVTMPGTMAVLGICFAACGILLAGLPPLSGFIAKFSMLSAILNPQGMGADSEISTLSWWIVFLIVFSGLAALISMTRAGIRTFWGSLEGTVPRVFVIEIAPVMLLLGLTLAMTVQAGPIMRYMQETARILDLPESYIQGVMTAPRAGDAGEAAQ, from the coding sequence GTGAACTCATTCCCATCCCACATCGTGATCGCACCCATTCTGGTGCCTTTGATCACCGGGGCAATCCTGCTCTTCATCGATGAGCGCAAGCGCAAGACGAAGGCCGCGATCAGCTTCATTTCCACCCTGGTGCTGCTCGCCGTTTCCATTGGCCTTTTCATCGAAGTCAATTCGACGGTGAACACCGAAATCGCGGCGATCATCTCCACCGGCGTCTATCTTCTCGGCAACTGGCCTGCCCCTTTCGGCATCGTGCTGGTGGCGGATCGGCTCTCGGGGCTGATGGTGCTTCTGGTGTCGCTATTGGCGATCCCGTCGCTCGTCTATTCACTGGCCAAATGGCACAAGTCCGGCGCCCATTTTCATTCGCTCTTCCATCTGATGCTGATGGGCGTGAATGGTGCCTTTCTGACGGGCGACCTCTTCAACCTCTTCGTCTTCTTCGAAGTGATGCTTGCGGCGTCCTACGGTCTGCTGCTGCATGGCTCCGGTCAGTTGAGGGTGAAGGCCGGCCTGCATTACGTCGCGATCAACCTCGTTGCCGCGCTCTTCTTCCTGATCGGCGTCAGCTTGATCTATGGTGTGACTGGCACGCTCAACATGGGCGATCTGGCGCAGAGGATTGCCGGTCTCAATCCTGACCAGCGCATGCTACTGGAGACCGGGGCCGCCGTGCTTGGCATTGCCTTCCTCGTCAAGGCCGGCATGTGGCCGTTGAACTTCTGGCTGCCTTCGGCCTATGGCGCTGCCTCTGCTCCTGTCGGCGGCATCTTCGCGATCATGAGCAAGGTGGGCATCTATGTCATTGCACGGCTGTCCTTCCTGCTCTTCGGCCAGACGGCGGGGGATTCTGCCGGCTTCGGCCACGACGCACTGCTGATCGGCGGCATTGCCACGATCGTCTTCGGTACGATCGGCGTGCTGGCCTCCCAGGCCCTTGGTCGTCTTGCCGGCTTTTCGGTGCTCGTCTCTTCGGGAACGCTGCTTGCAGCCATGGGCACGGGTAATCCGATGGTGGCGGCCGGTGCGCTCTACTATCTGGTTAGCTCCACCCTCACCATCAGCGCTTTCTTCATGCTGATCGAACTGGTGGAACGCGGCCAGGATGCGGGCGCAAACGTTCTTGCTGTAACCATGGAAGCCTATGGCGATGGTGAGGAGGAGGAAGAGCAAGAGGAGGTCGGGGTGACGATGCCCGGCACCATGGCGGTGCTCGGCATCTGCTTTGCCGCCTGCGGCATTCTGCTTGCCGGCTTGCCGCCCCTCTCCGGCTTCATCGCCAAATTTTCCATGCTCTCCGCCATCCTCAATCCGCAAGGCATGGGCGCCGATAGCGAAATCTCGACGCTCTCCTGGTGGATCGTGTTCCTCATCGTGTTCTCCGGCCTTGCGGCTCTGATCTCGATGACGCGCGCCGGCATCCGCACCTTCTGGGGCTCTCTCGAAGGCACGGTTCCGCGCGTCTTCGTCATCGAAATTGCACCCGTCATGCTGCTTCTTGGCCTGACACTTGCCATGACCGTGCAGGCCGGTCCGATCATGCGTTACATGCAGGAGACCGCACGCATTCTCGACCTGCCGGAAAGCTATATCCAAGGTGTTATGACGGCACCGCGGGCGGGTGATGCCGGGGAGGCTGCGCAATGA
- the mnhG gene encoding monovalent cation/H(+) antiporter subunit G, with translation MIDAGEFPLWAAILVAFFVLLGSSLTLIGTIGFAKLQSFYERLHAPTLGTSWGTGGIAMASIIYFSVSGGRFVFHEIFIGIFMTITTPVSLMLLGRAALYRDRAEQNPSKPDKL, from the coding sequence ATGATCGATGCTGGCGAATTCCCGCTTTGGGCAGCCATTCTCGTTGCCTTCTTCGTCCTGCTCGGCTCATCGCTGACGCTGATCGGCACGATCGGCTTTGCCAAGCTGCAGAGCTTCTATGAAAGGCTGCATGCCCCCACGCTCGGCACCAGCTGGGGAACGGGCGGTATAGCCATGGCCTCCATCATCTATTTCTCGGTGTCCGGCGGACGCTTCGTCTTCCACGAAATCTTCATCGGCATTTTCATGACGATCACGACGCCGGTCTCGCTGATGCTCCTCGGCCGCGCAGCACTTTATCGCGACCGCGCCGAACAGAACCCGAGCAAGCCGGACAAGCTGTAA
- a CDS encoding Zn-dependent hydrolase codes for MAAPGENMRVNADRLWDMLMDMAKIGPGIAGGNNRQTLTDADAEGRALFQSWCEAAGLTMGVDKMGTMFATRAGEDPEALPVYVGSHLDTQPTGGKFDGVLGVLAGLEVVRTMNDLGIRTKHPIVVTNWANEEGARFAPAMLASGVFAGVHTLEHAYSRKDTEGNTYGDELKRIGWLGEEEVGARKMHAYLEYHIEQGPILEAENKTIGVVTHCQGLWWLEFTLTGKEAHTGSTPMTMRVNAGLAMSRIIEMVQTVAMESQPGAVGGVGQVIFSPNSRNVLPGQVVFTVDIRTPDLAKLNRMRERIEAEAAEICQAIGVGCSVEVVGHFDPVTFDPVLVDTVRRSAEKLGYSHLDIISGAGHDACWAAKVAPATMIMCPCVGGLSHNEAEEISKDWAAAGCDVLFHAVLETAGLVE; via the coding sequence ATGGCTGCGCCCGGCGAAAACATGCGCGTGAATGCCGACAGGCTCTGGGACATGTTGATGGATATGGCGAAGATCGGTCCCGGCATTGCTGGCGGCAACAACCGCCAGACGCTGACCGATGCGGATGCTGAAGGCCGTGCTCTTTTCCAATCATGGTGCGAGGCCGCAGGGCTCACCATGGGTGTCGACAAGATGGGGACGATGTTTGCGACACGCGCCGGCGAAGACCCTGAGGCGCTGCCGGTCTATGTCGGTTCCCATCTCGATACCCAGCCAACCGGCGGCAAGTTCGATGGAGTCCTGGGCGTGCTGGCGGGCCTCGAGGTCGTGCGGACCATGAATGATCTCGGCATTCGCACAAAGCACCCGATCGTCGTCACCAATTGGGCCAATGAGGAGGGCGCCCGCTTCGCGCCCGCCATGCTCGCCTCCGGCGTCTTTGCCGGTGTCCATACGCTGGAGCATGCCTATTCGCGCAAGGATACTGAAGGCAATACCTACGGCGACGAACTGAAGCGCATCGGCTGGCTGGGCGAGGAAGAGGTGGGTGCACGCAAGATGCACGCCTATCTCGAATATCATATCGAGCAGGGACCGATCCTGGAGGCCGAAAACAAGACGATCGGCGTCGTCACCCATTGCCAGGGGCTGTGGTGGCTGGAGTTCACGCTGACCGGCAAGGAGGCCCATACCGGTTCCACGCCCATGACCATGCGTGTCAATGCGGGTCTTGCGATGTCGCGCATCATCGAGATGGTACAGACAGTGGCAATGGAGAGCCAGCCCGGTGCGGTCGGCGGTGTCGGCCAGGTGATCTTTTCGCCCAATTCCCGCAATGTCTTGCCCGGTCAAGTCGTCTTCACCGTCGATATCCGTACACCCGACCTCGCCAAGCTGAACCGCATGCGCGAGCGCATCGAGGCGGAAGCCGCTGAGATATGCCAAGCGATCGGCGTCGGCTGCTCGGTTGAGGTCGTCGGTCATTTCGACCCTGTGACTTTCGATCCTGTGCTGGTCGATACGGTGCGCCGCTCGGCGGAAAAGCTGGGATATTCGCACCTCGATATCATCTCCGGTGCCGGACACGATGCCTGCTGGGCGGCGAAGGTCGCGCCCGCCACCATGATCATGTGCCCCTGCGTTGGCGGCCTGTCGCACAATGAGGCAGAAGAAATTTCCAAAGACTGGGCAGCGGCTGGCTGCGATGTGCTGTTTCATGCTGTCCTGGAGACCGCGGGGCTTGTGGAATAG
- a CDS encoding ornithine cyclodeaminase family protein, translating to MAIVLNDDDLAGYTLMKVAIESVEGFLLARALGKAVSPPRHHVAFGDHGDLVFTVGGLTGDRPLAGFRVYDTFNGDAHAQLVAVWSADDARLKGIVVGERLGAIRTGAIGGVAIHHLSSPQASVIGVIGSGAQARMQLAAASCVRSISKAYVYSRDAKNRIAFTSEMQIELGVDVEPVARVKDAVRDADIVICATSSSQPVVDISDLKPGAHVNTVGPKTIEAHELGLSIADVASIIATDSSEQTRSYGAPFFLEGSGQEQRMVELSDIVAGRIASRTSSDQTTLFCSVGLAGTEVAVAAAIFDMR from the coding sequence ATGGCGATAGTTCTGAATGACGACGATCTGGCAGGCTATACCTTGATGAAAGTAGCGATCGAATCCGTCGAAGGATTCTTGTTGGCCCGTGCCTTGGGCAAAGCGGTCTCGCCGCCTCGCCACCACGTTGCGTTTGGGGATCATGGAGATCTGGTTTTTACCGTGGGAGGCCTCACCGGCGACAGACCGCTTGCAGGCTTTCGTGTCTACGACACGTTCAACGGAGATGCGCACGCCCAGCTCGTGGCCGTCTGGTCGGCTGATGATGCTCGACTAAAGGGCATTGTTGTCGGTGAGCGCCTGGGCGCGATCAGGACCGGTGCCATAGGCGGTGTGGCGATCCACCACCTCAGTTCCCCACAGGCCAGCGTCATCGGCGTGATAGGGAGCGGGGCTCAAGCAAGAATGCAGTTGGCAGCCGCATCATGCGTGCGCTCAATCTCGAAGGCCTATGTCTATAGTCGTGATGCGAAGAACCGCATCGCCTTCACCAGTGAAATGCAGATTGAACTCGGCGTCGACGTCGAACCTGTGGCGCGCGTAAAGGATGCTGTTCGCGATGCAGATATCGTGATTTGCGCGACATCCAGCTCACAGCCCGTCGTCGATATATCCGATCTGAAGCCCGGCGCACATGTCAACACTGTCGGTCCCAAGACGATTGAAGCGCATGAATTGGGATTGAGTATTGCCGATGTCGCTAGCATCATTGCAACGGACTCTTCCGAACAGACGCGCTCATACGGCGCGCCCTTCTTCCTTGAGGGGTCTGGCCAGGAGCAACGCATGGTCGAGTTGTCGGATATTGTCGCAGGTCGCATCGCGAGCCGGACATCCTCGGATCAGACCACTCTGTTCTGCTCGGTCGGTCTTGCGGGAACCGAAGTCGCCGTGGCTGCTGCCATCTTCGACATGCGTTAA
- a CDS encoding Na+/H+ antiporter subunit C, giving the protein MELILAIGIGVMTGSGVWLILRPRTYQVIVGLSLLSYAVNLFIFGVGGIKTNAPPVLLDGVSVSQLADPVPQALVLTAIVIGFATTALFLVVLLAARGLTGTDHVDGRESK; this is encoded by the coding sequence ATGGAGCTCATTCTAGCCATCGGCATCGGCGTGATGACGGGATCGGGCGTCTGGCTCATCCTGCGTCCACGCACCTATCAGGTCATTGTCGGCCTCTCGCTGCTGTCCTATGCCGTCAACCTGTTCATTTTCGGGGTGGGTGGCATCAAGACGAATGCGCCGCCGGTTCTGCTTGACGGGGTTTCCGTCTCGCAGCTCGCCGACCCCGTGCCGCAGGCGCTGGTTTTGACGGCGATCGTCATCGGCTTTGCCACGACGGCCCTCTTTCTCGTCGTGCTTCTTGCAGCGCGTGGCCTGACAGGCACTGACCATGTGGACGGGAGGGAGAGCAAGTGA